The following proteins are encoded in a genomic region of Oryza brachyantha chromosome 11, ObraRS2, whole genome shotgun sequence:
- the LOC102705757 gene encoding protein NRT1/ PTR FAMILY 4.4-like yields MDIESRQGPKVDTMAAASEVSVDWRGRPCSPHKHGGMKAAVFVLGIQAFEMMAIAAVGNNLITYVFNEMHFPLSKSANIVTNFIGTVFLLSLLGGFLSDSYLGSFWTMLIFGFVELSGFILLAVQAHLPQLRPPACEMMAAAGGCEEAGGVKAGIFFAALYLVALGSGCLKPNIIAHGADQFRRGGGGDGGGGKQLSSYFNAAYFSFCVGELVALTVLVWVQTRSGMDVGFGVSAAAMAVGLVCLVAGVFFYRNKPPQGSIFTPIAKVFVAAVTKRKQVCPSSSSSSSSSTAASLAVTPAGINKFRFLDKACVKAQDGRGGGGEGGKESAWRLCTPAEVEQVKVLLCVVPIFACTIVFNTILAQLQTFSVQQGSAMDTRLGAGAAFSFHVPPASLQAIPYLVLIALVPAYEAAFVPAMRRATGVDTGITPLQRIGVGLFAATFSMVAAALVEAHRRRAALDEGRLLSIFWVAPQFLVFGISEMFTAVGLIEFFYKQSLAGMQAFLTSMTYCSYSFGFYLSSVLVSLVNKVTSGNNGGGGGGWLSDNDLNKDRLDLFYWLLAALSLLNFFNYLFWSRWYSKGVETVQVAGVGGGGGGGGEQEEKGVSEINTGH; encoded by the exons ATGGATATTGAGTCAAGGCAAGGTCCCAAGGTTGACACCATGGCTGCTGCCTCTGAGGTCTCTGTGGACTGGAGGGGCAGGCCGTGCAGCCCTCACAAGCATGGTGGCATGAAAGCCGCCGTCTTCGTGCTAG GGATTCAGGCTTTCGAGATGATGGCGATCGCGGCCGTGGGGAACAATCTCATCACGTATGTCTTCAACGAGATGCACTTCCCGCTGTCGAAATCGGCCAACATCGTCACCAACTTCATCGGcaccgtcttcctcctctccctccttggCGGCTTCCTCTCCGACTCCTACCTCGGCAGCTTCTGGACCATGCTCATCTTCGGCTTCGTCGAGCTCTCC gggTTCATACTGCTGGCGGTGCAGGCGCACCTGCCGCagctccggccgccggcgtgcgagatgatggcggcggcggggggctgcgaggaggcgggcgggGTGAAGGCGGGGATCTTCTTCGCGGCGCTGTACCTGGTGGCGCTGGGGAGCGGGTGCCTCAAGCCCAACATCATCGCGCACGGCGCCGACCAgttccggcgcggcggcggcggggacggcggcggggggaaGCAGCTGTCGAGCTACTTCAACGCGGCGTACTTCAGCTTCTGCGTGGGCGAGCTGGTGGCGCTCACCGTGCTGGTGTGGGTGCAGACGCGGTCCGGGATGGACGTCGGGTTCGGCGtgtcggccgccgccatggccgtcgGGCTCGtctgcctcgtcgccggcgtcttCTTCTACCGCAACAAGCCGCCGCAGGGCAGCATCTTCACGCCCATAGCCAAG GTTTTTGTTGCGGCGGTAACCAAGAGGAAACAGGTGTgcccgtcgtcgtcttcgtcgtcttcttcgtcGACGGCCGCCTCGCTGGCCGTGACCCCCGCCGGCATCAACAAATTCAGGTTCTTGGACAAGGCGTGCGTGAAGGCGCAggacgggcgcggcggcggcggcgagggcgggaAGGAGAGCGCGTGGCGGCTGTGCAcgccggcggaggtggagcAGGTGAAGGTGCTGCTGTGCGTGGTGCCCATCTTCGCGTGCACCATCGTCTTCAACACCATCCTGGCGCAGCTGCAGACGTTCTCGGTGCAGCAGGGGTCGGCCATGGACACccgcctcggcgccggcgccgccttctccttccACGTCCCGCCGGCGTCGCTGCAGGCCATCCCCTACCTCGTCCTCATCGCGCTCGTGCCGGCGTACGAGGCGGCCTTCGTGCCGGCAATGCGCCGCGCCACGGGGGTGGACACGGGCATCACCCCGCTCCAGCGGATCGGGGTCGGCCTCTTCGCCGCCACCTTCTccatggtcgccgccgcgctcgtcgagGCGCACCGCAGGCGCGCCGCGCTCGACGagggccgcctcctctccatcTTCTGGGTCGCGCCGCAGTTCCTCGTCTTTGGCATCTCCGAGATGTTCACCGCCGTGGGCCTCATCGAGTTCTTCTACAAGCAGTCGCTCGCCGGCATGCAGGCCTTCCTCACCTCCATGACCTACTGCTCCTACTCCTTCGGCTTCTACCTCAGCTCGGTGCTCGTCTCGCTCGTCAACAAGGTCACCTCCGGCaacaatggcggcggcggcggcggctggctcAGCGACAACGACCtcaacaaggacaggctcgacCTCTTCTACTggctcctcgccgcgctcaGCCTCCTCAACTTCTTCAACTACCTCTTCTGGTCGAGGTGGTACTCCAAGGGTGTGGAGACGGTGCAGGTCGCCGGagttggaggaggaggcggcggcggcggcgagcaggaggAGAAGGGTGTCTCCGAGATCAATACGGGTCACTGA
- the LOC102699264 gene encoding probable O-methyltransferase 2: MAPGQGNTIEVPTDAELLQAQADLWRHSFSYLTSLALRCAVKLGVPTAIHRLGGAASLADLMAALSLPASKLPFVRRLMRVLVVAGVLADTTSSDGAGVERCYRLTPLSRILVDGVAADDHHVQTSFVLTATSRQYLEAALALDEWLRKDVALAPAPSPFEDAHGAPLFDDATALAIDPEFDAAANDALAAHDNLGVGTLLRECRDVFAGLRSLTDCCGGDGTTARAIVRAFPHIKVTVLDLPKVIDKVPKVDGAIDYVAGDLFHGVPPAQAVLLKLVLHFWGDDDCVKILGECKKAIPPRDKGGKVIVVDILMAPDSLEPAMFETQVLMDMAMMVNTRGRQREEGEWRDLFLGAGFSDYKIAKKLGARAVFEVYP; encoded by the exons ATGGCGCCGGGTCAGGGTAACACGATAGAGGTTCCCACAGACGCGGAGCTGCTGCAAGCGCAAGCTGACCTATGGCGCCACAGCTTCTCCTACCTCACGTCGCTGGCGCTCCGCTGCGCCGTCAAGCTCGGCGTCCCCACCGCGATCCATCGCCTCGGCGGGGCAGCCTCCCTGGCTGACCTCATGGCCGCACTGTCCCTCCCCGCGAGCAAGCTGCCGTTCGTCCGCCGCCTCATGAGGGTCCTCGTCGTGGCGGGCGTCCTCGCCGACACCACcagcagcgacggcgccggcgtcgagcggTGCTACCGCCTCACCCCGCTGTCCCGCATCCTggtcgacggcgtcgccgccgacgaccacCACGTCCAGACGTCGTTCGTGCTCACCGCGACGTCGCGGCAGTACCTGGAGGCAGCGCTGGCGCTGGACGAGTGGCTCCGGAAGGACGtggcgctggcgccggcgccgtccccgTTCGAGGACGCCCACGGCGCGCCGCTCTTCGACGACGCCACCGCGCTCGCCATCGACCCCGAgttcgacgcggcggcgaacgacgccCTGGCGGCGCACGACAACCTCGGGGTCGGCACCCTGCTCAGGGAGTGCCGCGACGTCTTCGCCGGGCTGCGGTCGCTGACCgactgctgcggcggcgacggcacgacggcgagggccaTCGTCAGGGCCTTTCCGCACATCAAGGTCACGGTGCTGGACCTTCCAAAGGTGATCGACAAGGTCCCCAAGGTCGATGGCGCCATTGACTACGTTGCAGGTGACTTGTTTCACGGCGTGCCGCCTGCGCAGGCCGTGCTGCTCAAG CTTGTCCTGCACTTctggggcgacgacgactgcgTGAAGATCTTGGGCGAGTGCAAGAAGGCCATCCCTCCACGCGACAAGGGAGGGAAGGTGATCGTGGTGGACATACTGATGGCGCCTGACTCCCTAGAGCCGGCGATGTTCGAGACGCAGGTGCTGATGGACATGGCGATGATGGTGAACACCAGAGGCCGGCAGCGGGAGGAAGGCGAGTGGCGAGACCTCTTCCTCGGAGCTGGATTCAGCGACTACAAGATCGCCAAGAAGCTGGGGGCTCGAGCCGTGTTCGAGGTCTATCCATAA